The following coding sequences lie in one Caretta caretta isolate rCarCar2 chromosome 28, rCarCar1.hap1, whole genome shotgun sequence genomic window:
- the GPC2 gene encoding glypican-2, whose translation MAPPPPRLAAPLLLLLLLLLLLGAGGPGAAAGARGCAEARRALGARGLGPGAVPPALISGEHLRICPQDYTCCSSEMEEHLSLQSDRDFRALVEDGASFLSSTLASRHRRFEEFFRELLAAAERGLQAMFTQTYGRLYAQNARLFQGLFTELRRHQQGARLSLDEALGEFWARLLERMLPLLNPQYQFPPEYLECVARQGEALRPFGDVPRKLRLQVTRAFVAARAFVQGLATGRDVVTKASKLPPSGECLRAAMRMSSCPLCRGTPALKPCNAFCLNVMKGCLAHPAELDPEWNRFLDALIQVAERLEGPFNMELAADSIGVKISEGIMYLQENGVQTSAKVFQGCGTPRPAPARSRRAARDDTKRRFRTYLPEEKPTTAAGTNLDRLVTDVKEKLRLMRGFWVTLPHTLCSDGKVAADVTDEDKCWNGQARGRYLPDVTGDGLVNQINNPEVEVDIGRPDLLTRQHVLQLRVATSRLQGAYGGQDLDFQDTYEDGSGSGGGERYSEDWPAGGGSVSNSGSRPPDSRSPRKDRPGKGSRQNHRVGGSSSRAASWGGPALPLLLLPTLMLPLLGR comes from the exons atggcgccgccgccgccgcgcctGGCCGCgccgctgctcctgctcctgctcctgctcctgctgctgggggcgggCGGGCCGGGGGCGGCCGCGGGGGCGCGGGGCTGCGCCGAGGCGCGACGGGCGCTGGGCGCgcgggggctggggccgggcgcggtgCCCCCCGCGCTCATCTCGG GGGAGCACCTGCGGATCTGCCCCcaggactacacctgctgctctAGCGAGATGGAGGAACACCTCAGCCTGCAAAGCGACCGGGACTTCCGCGCCCTGGTGGAGGACGGCGCCAGCTTCCTGTCCAGCACCCTGGCCTCGCGCCACCGCCGCTTCGAgg AGTTTTTCCGGGAGCTGCTGGCGGCCGCCGAGCGGGGGCTGCAGGCCATGTTCACGCAGACCTACGGCCGCCTGTACGCCCAGAACGCCCGGCTCTTCCAGGGGCTCTTCACCGAGCTGCGACGCCATCAGCAGGGCGCCCGGCTCAGCCTGGACGAGGCGCTGGGCGAGTTCTGGGCCCGGCTGCTGGAGCGGATGCTGCCCCTGCTCAACCCCCAGTACCAGTTCCCCCCGGAGTACCTGGAGTGCGTGGCGCGCCAGGGGGAGGCGCTGCGGCCCTTCGGGGACGTGCCCCGCAAGCTGCGCCTGCAG GTGACGCGGGCGTTTGTGGCAGCTCGGGCCTTTGTGCAGGGACTGGCCACCGGGCGTGATGTGGTCACCAAGGCCTCCAAG ctgccccccagcgGCGAGTGCCTGCGGGCCGCCATGCGCATGTCTTCCTGCCCTCTGTGCCGTGGGACCCCGGCCCTCAAACCCTGCAATGCCTTCTGCCTCAACGTCATGAAGGGCTGCCTGGCCCACCCGGCCGAGCTGGACCCCGAGTGGAACCGCTTCCTTG acgCTCTGATCCAGGTCGCCGAGCGGCTGGAGGGGCCCTTCAACATGGAGCTGGCTGCCGACTCCATCGGGGTGAAGATCTCGGAGGGGATCATGTACCTGCAGGAGAACGGGGTGCAGACCTCTGCCAAG gtgTTTCAGGGCTGCGGgaccccccgcccggcccccgcccgATCCCGCCGTGCCGCCCGGGATGACACCAAGCGTCGCTTTCGCACCTACCTGCCCGAGGAGAAACCCACCACAGCCGCAGGAACCAACCTGGATCGACTG gtgaCGGACGTGAAGGAGAAGCTGCGGCTGATGCGGGGGTtctgggtcaccctgccccacaCGCTCTGCAGCGACGGGAAGGTGGCGGCTGATGTGACAGACGAGGACAAGTGCTGGAACGGGCAGGCCcggggcag GTACCTCCCGGATGTGACGGGGGATGGGCTCGTGAATCAGATCAATAACCCGGAGGTGGAAGTGGACATCGGGCGGCCCGACCTGCTCACCCGCCAGCATGTCCTGCAGCTGCGGGTGGCCACCAGCCGCCTGCAGGGGGCCTACGGGGGCCAGGACCTCGACTTCCAGGACACCT ACGAGGACGGCAGTGGCTCAGGAGGGGGCGAGCGGTACAGCGAGGACTGGCCGGCTGGAGGGGGCAGTGTCAGCAATTCGGGGTCCCGCCCCCCGGACTCCCGTTCGCCCCGCAAGGACCGGCCTGGCAAGGGCTCCAGGCAGAACCACCGCgtggggggcagcagcagccgtgcCGCCTCCTGGGggggccctgccctccccctcctgctgctccccacccTGATGCTGCCTCTGCTGGGGCGGTAA